One window of the Leptotrichia hongkongensis genome contains the following:
- a CDS encoding transposase → MIYRETMESEFFEEWFREILLRDIEKLGKRVLIVMDNARFHRKNILEKIIKGTVHCLLFLPLYSPNLNPIEKLWANMKKKLKDIAHNFNTLEEAATFVLFNKLV, encoded by the coding sequence ATGATATACAGGGAAACAATGGAAAGTGAATTTTTTGAAGAGTGGTTCAGGGAAATACTTCTAAGAGATATTGAAAAATTAGGGAAGAGAGTTCTAATAGTTATGGATAATGCCAGATTTCACAGAAAGAATATATTAGAAAAGATAATAAAGGGGACGGTGCATTGTCTATTGTTTCTTCCGCTGTATTCACCGAATTTAAATCCAATAGAAAAATTATGGGCTAATATGAAGAAGAAATTAAAAGACATAGCCCATAATTTTAATACACTGGAAGAAGCAGCTACTTTTGTTTTATT
- a CDS encoding nicotinate phosphoribosyltransferase: protein MKNLILSTDSYKITHPFQYPANMTYMNDYIESRGGLYGYVKFFGLQYYLMEYLTKKITNEMIDEAKEICELHGLPFFEEGWRYIVEKLDGKLPLRIRTVPEGSVVKNHNVLVTVESTDKNVPWIVGWVETLLLKVWYPITVATFSYKAKQIIKYFLDETSDNVESELKFKLHDFGYRGVSSEESAGIGGMAHLTNFYGTDTLNALVFARKYYDEKIAAYSVPASEHSTMTSWTQKYEKEAYENMLDKFPKGIVSIVLDSYNFFNAVENIIGKDLREKILARDGMVTIRLDSGDAITNILFALESLEKNFGYTINSKGYKVINKVRILQGDGINEDTIWDIYKSLKDNKYSAENVTLGCGGSLLQGNEKSSINRDTHKFAMKCSCIKIGNEVRDVYKNPVTDKGKVSKKGRLDLIKNKNGEFETVNISDLPENQYHEDSVMECVFENGKILKTYTFEEVRKNESLLYNPSLIREVSK, encoded by the coding sequence ATGAAAAATTTAATACTATCGACAGATTCTTATAAAATTACTCATCCATTTCAATATCCAGCAAATATGACATATATGAACGATTATATCGAAAGTCGTGGTGGCTTATACGGATATGTAAAATTTTTTGGACTGCAATATTATTTAATGGAATATTTAACAAAAAAAATTACAAATGAAATGATAGATGAAGCTAAGGAAATTTGTGAACTGCATGGATTGCCATTTTTTGAAGAGGGATGGAGGTATATTGTAGAAAAACTGGACGGGAAATTGCCACTTAGAATTAGAACCGTTCCAGAAGGCAGTGTTGTAAAAAATCATAATGTGCTGGTTACAGTTGAATCAACTGACAAAAATGTGCCTTGGATTGTGGGCTGGGTGGAAACATTGCTGTTAAAAGTATGGTATCCAATTACAGTTGCGACATTTTCATACAAGGCAAAACAGATTATAAAATACTTTTTAGATGAAACAAGTGATAATGTGGAGTCAGAACTGAAGTTTAAATTGCATGATTTTGGTTATCGTGGTGTTTCCAGCGAGGAAAGTGCGGGAATTGGCGGAATGGCTCATCTTACAAATTTTTATGGAACAGATACCTTAAATGCACTTGTCTTTGCCCGTAAATATTATGATGAAAAAATAGCCGCTTACAGTGTGCCTGCTTCTGAACATAGCACAATGACTTCATGGACTCAAAAATATGAAAAAGAAGCATACGAAAATATGCTTGATAAATTTCCAAAAGGAATTGTTTCAATTGTTCTTGACAGCTATAATTTTTTTAATGCGGTAGAAAATATTATCGGAAAAGATTTACGTGAAAAAATATTGGCAAGAGATGGAATGGTTACAATACGTCTAGATAGTGGAGACGCAATTACAAATATTCTGTTTGCGCTTGAAAGTTTGGAAAAGAATTTTGGCTATACGATAAACTCCAAAGGATATAAAGTAATTAACAAAGTCCGTATTTTACAAGGTGATGGAATTAATGAAGATACAATCTGGGATATTTATAAATCTTTAAAGGATAACAAATATTCTGCCGAAAATGTTACTTTAGGCTGTGGAGGATCACTTTTGCAAGGAAATGAAAAATCTAGCATTAACAGGGATACTCATAAATTTGCCATGAAATGCAGCTGTATAAAAATCGGAAATGAAGTTAGAGATGTTTACAAAAATCCTGTTACAGATAAAGGAAAAGTCAGTAAAAAAGGAAGGCTTGACTTGATAAAAAATAAAAATGGAGAATTTGAAACAGTAAATATTTCAGATTTACCTGAAAATCAATATCATGAAGATTCCGTAATGGAATGTGTTTTTGAAAATGGAAAAATTTTAAAAACATATACTTTTGAAGAAGTAAGAAAAAATGAAAGTTTATTGTATAATCCGAGTTTAATTAGAGAAGTATCAAAATAG
- the tpx gene encoding thiol peroxidase, with protein MKKILLLGAAAVVLSACGNKPKTENETGQAGQNAEYAQYLDTLKADNNLKITMGKVPITIVGKELKIGDKIKEVPLVVNTKLEEKNIFEDKNIKVVYTAPSLDTKVCSLQTKQLNEAAKTHTNVKFYSVTVDTPFAQERFCTANEINGLKAVSDFKYHQFGIQNGFFIKEKGLLTRALMILDENNTVKYIEYVSEEGKEADVEKALKFLENNLMKK; from the coding sequence ATGAAAAAAATATTATTATTAGGAGCAGCTGCAGTAGTTCTATCTGCCTGCGGAAATAAACCAAAAACAGAAAATGAAACAGGACAGGCAGGACAAAATGCCGAATATGCACAATATTTAGACACTTTGAAGGCTGATAATAATTTAAAAATCACAATGGGAAAAGTTCCAATAACAATAGTTGGAAAAGAATTAAAAATTGGCGATAAAATAAAGGAAGTGCCTCTAGTAGTGAATACAAAACTGGAAGAAAAAAATATTTTTGAAGATAAAAATATAAAAGTAGTTTATACAGCGCCATCGCTTGATACAAAAGTTTGTTCATTGCAGACAAAACAGTTAAATGAAGCAGCAAAAACTCATACAAATGTGAAATTTTACTCTGTAACAGTTGATACTCCATTTGCACAGGAAAGATTCTGTACTGCCAATGAAATTAATGGATTAAAAGCAGTTTCTGACTTTAAATATCATCAATTTGGTATTCAAAATGGATTTTTCATAAAGGAAAAAGGTCTTTTAACAAGGGCACTTATGATTCTTGATGAAAATAATACTGTAAAATATATTGAATATGTTTCTGAAGAAGGAAAAGAAGCTGATGTTGAAAAAGCATTGAAATTCTTGGAAAATAACCTGATGAAAAAGTAA
- a CDS encoding IS630 transposase-related protein yields MAYEKDYRKRILNFYYKNGKTKTLFQFNISSSTLYGWIKLKNETGNLSSRIRKRKFKVLDPEKLDEYMKNPENADKYIHEIAKDFGCEKETVRVALKKLGYTRKKQTKYKEQDGKKVNRYLKKLLEAVSGREIIYIDETGFNEYYYREYGWSKREICIEGKKRIKIFRDKSGCRKNRECTDRKYDIQGNNGK; encoded by the coding sequence ATGGCATATGAAAAAGATTATAGGAAAAGAATTTTAAATTTTTATTACAAAAATGGAAAAACAAAAACATTATTTCAGTTCAACATAAGTTCCAGCACATTGTACGGATGGATAAAACTTAAGAATGAAACAGGAAATCTTTCATCAAGAATACGGAAAAGAAAATTTAAGGTGCTTGACCCCGAAAAACTTGATGAATATATGAAAAATCCAGAGAATGCAGATAAATACATCCATGAAATAGCAAAAGATTTTGGCTGTGAAAAGGAGACAGTGAGAGTGGCACTGAAAAAATTAGGATACACAAGAAAAAAACAGACAAAATACAAGGAGCAGGACGGGAAAAAAGTAAATAGATATTTAAAAAAATTATTAGAAGCAGTTTCAGGCAGAGAAATAATCTATATTGATGAAACAGGCTTTAACGAATATTACTACCGTGAATATGGCTGGAGTAAAAGGGAAATATGTATTGAAGGGAAGAAGAGGATTAAGATATTCAGGGATAAATCTGGTTGCCGGAAAAATAGGGAATGCACTGATAGGAAGTATGATATACAGGGAAACAATGGAAAGTGA
- a CDS encoding ATP-dependent helicase translates to MSSILDELNEEQRKAAEKIEGPVLILAGAGSGKTRTVTYRIAHMVKEIGISPLNILALTFTNKAAREMKERAAALIGHEANNLVVSTFHSFSVRLLKTYSERIGYGRNFNIYDVDDQKSIITKIKKDMGIKDNDGVQPGKLANRISKLKEQGIGIKELEREIDMRIPANRLFGEIYQKYDEVLKANNAMDFSDLLLNARKLLNDAFVLERIQERYQYIVVDEYQDTNDIQYEMINLIAAKYRNICVVGDEDQSIYAFRGANINNILNFERDYKEAFTVKLERNYRSTKKILDTANELIKNNKSSKGKTLWTDGSDGEKIKIYNAMTVYDEADFIVTEMKKKKRDGADYKDMTILYRTNAQSRVLEEKLLSANIPYKIYGGMQFFQRKEIKDILAYLSLLNNKNDNHNFYRIINVPKRSVGEKTLEKIREVANEKNISMLEALHYIDEIPVRASTKLALKEFYNLMQGIYSSLEEMSIKEIFDEILIRTRYIDSIEDNKEDRVRNIEELLNSITEIEKQNPSMSLNEYLDMISLSSATDEMEDDENYVKLMTIHSSKGLEFDYVFLAGMEDGLFPSISFDAPEEELEEERRLCYVAITRAKKELFISYSSSRKIWGKDDNLRRPSRFIYEMKQDNLEYVGGKYTSLKGQSSAPRSFTPKIENFNPFSKDKLGTFGKKSGSQTTSNVNSKYKVGDVVNHKKFGRGKIKKVDTKSMVVEFMVGEKKIALVLADKILEK, encoded by the coding sequence ATGAGCAGTATTTTAGATGAATTAAATGAAGAGCAGAGAAAAGCTGCAGAAAAGATAGAAGGGCCTGTATTGATACTGGCTGGAGCGGGAAGCGGTAAAACACGTACAGTTACTTATAGAATTGCACACATGGTAAAAGAAATAGGGATTTCACCGCTTAATATTCTGGCACTTACTTTTACGAATAAGGCAGCAAGAGAGATGAAGGAAAGGGCTGCGGCACTTATTGGACATGAGGCGAATAATCTTGTAGTTTCTACATTTCACTCGTTTTCGGTAAGATTACTTAAAACTTATTCTGAAAGAATTGGATATGGGCGAAATTTTAATATTTATGATGTGGACGATCAGAAATCAATTATTACAAAGATAAAAAAGGATATGGGAATTAAGGATAATGATGGTGTTCAGCCGGGAAAACTTGCAAATAGAATCAGTAAATTGAAGGAACAGGGGATAGGAATTAAGGAACTTGAACGTGAAATAGATATGAGAATTCCTGCGAACAGGCTTTTTGGCGAGATTTATCAGAAGTATGATGAAGTTTTGAAGGCAAATAATGCGATGGATTTTTCGGATTTGCTTTTGAATGCGAGAAAATTGCTGAATGATGCTTTTGTTCTGGAAAGAATACAGGAAAGATATCAGTATATTGTGGTGGATGAGTATCAGGATACCAATGATATTCAGTATGAAATGATTAATCTAATTGCAGCAAAATATCGAAACATTTGTGTTGTAGGAGATGAGGATCAAAGTATTTATGCATTTCGTGGGGCAAATATTAATAACATTCTGAATTTTGAGAGAGATTACAAGGAAGCATTTACAGTAAAATTGGAAAGAAATTACCGTTCTACAAAAAAAATACTGGATACAGCAAATGAGCTTATTAAAAATAATAAAAGTTCAAAAGGAAAAACACTTTGGACAGATGGTTCTGATGGAGAAAAAATCAAGATTTATAATGCAATGACTGTTTATGATGAAGCGGATTTCATTGTTACAGAGATGAAGAAAAAGAAAAGAGACGGTGCCGATTACAAGGATATGACGATTCTGTACAGGACAAATGCACAGTCAAGAGTTTTGGAGGAAAAACTACTATCTGCAAACATTCCTTACAAAATTTACGGCGGGATGCAGTTCTTTCAACGTAAGGAAATAAAGGATATTTTGGCATATTTAAGCCTTTTAAATAATAAAAATGATAATCATAATTTTTATCGTATAATTAACGTTCCAAAACGTTCTGTTGGAGAAAAGACGCTGGAAAAAATACGGGAAGTGGCAAATGAAAAAAATATCTCGATGCTTGAAGCACTTCACTATATTGATGAAATTCCTGTAAGAGCATCTACAAAACTGGCATTAAAGGAATTTTACAATTTAATGCAGGGCATTTACTCAAGCCTTGAAGAAATGTCAATTAAGGAAATATTTGATGAAATTCTTATAAGAACACGTTATATTGACTCAATTGAAGACAACAAGGAAGACAGAGTTAGAAATATTGAGGAATTGTTAAACAGTATTACTGAAATTGAAAAGCAAAATCCAAGCATGTCCTTGAATGAATATCTTGATATGATTTCGTTAAGTTCAGCGACTGATGAAATGGAAGATGATGAAAATTATGTAAAACTTATGACAATTCACAGCTCGAAAGGACTGGAATTTGATTATGTTTTTCTTGCGGGAATGGAAGACGGGCTGTTTCCATCAATTTCTTTTGACGCTCCTGAAGAAGAGCTGGAAGAAGAACGTAGACTTTGCTATGTGGCGATAACCCGTGCTAAAAAAGAACTGTTTATTTCTTATTCTTCATCAAGAAAAATTTGGGGAAAAGATGATAATTTACGTCGTCCATCAAGATTTATCTACGAAATGAAGCAAGACAATCTCGAATATGTGGGTGGAAAATACACAAGTCTAAAAGGGCAATCTTCAGCTCCAAGAAGTTTTACACCGAAAATAGAAAACTTTAATCCATTTTCTAAAGATAAACTAGGAACATTTGGTAAAAAATCAGGCTCTCAAACGACTTCAAATGTAAATTCTAAATATAAAGTTGGAGATGTTGTTAATCACAAGAAATTTGGACGTGGAAAAATAAAAAAAGTGGACACAAAAAGTATGGTTGTGGAATTTATGGTTGGAGAAAAGAAAATAGCGTTGGTGCTGGCAGATAAAATTTTGGAAAAATAA